The Prevotella melaninogenica nucleotide sequence TTGGTCAACTGAATAACGTCACACGGATGATGAATGCACAAGGAATCACAGAAACTTACAGTAATGTTATTCCCCGCTACGTGATGTTACATGCCGTCTATCACTTCAATATTATTCCTAAGAAAAAATGAAAAGTATAAGACCCTTCCAAAGTCTGAACTTTTACCTTTGAACTTTGAGTTTTGAACTTTGAACTTTATGATTTCCACCGACTACGCATGATACGAAGTATTTTGCAATAAGGCTTCGCGTAATTAGAGAAATTCGTAGTCATTAAAGGTACATATCATAAAGTTCAAAGGAAAATTAAATGGAATTAGAGTGAACCGTTGTTTGCCTGACGAACCATCTCTGATGAAGCATAGAGGTAAACCTCTACACGGCGGTTAGCCTGACTAATAGTCTTATTCTCGATAGGGTTGGCACTACCGAAGCCCTGTACTGAACGAATCTGACGGCTGCTTACACCACGACCCTTGAGGTAAGATGATACAGCATCAGCACGACGCTGTGACAATGGGAGGTTGATGTTGTCGTTACCAGAAGCATCTGTGTAACCCTGGATAGCAACGTCACAGTTAGAGTTACGCTGCATCAAAGAAGCGAACTTTGTGAGGTCGTTCTTAGCAGATGCGCTGAGGTTTGAACCGTTCAATGGGAAGAGGATACCAGAGTCGAAGGTAACCTTCACACAGTCTAAACCATTAGCATCTGTCACCTTGTCGACACGTGCGTTTGGCAACTGCTGTGCTGCCTCGCGTGCTACCTTGTCCATGTGACGACCGATGAGGGCACCAGCACCAGCACCTACAGCACCACCAATAGCAGCACCAATGGCTGTGCTCTTACCATTACGACCTATAATCTGACCGACGATACCACCCAATGCTGCACCAGCACCGCCACCGATTAATGCACCTGAACCTTGTTTTGTCTGACAACTTACGACAGTGAGGAAACACATACCTACTGCCATCATTTTCATATTCTTCATAATCAAACGTACTTATTGATTAATATCTTTTACCTTCTGGCTTGGCTTTACAGCCGCACCTTAATTCATTTTAATTCGTGCAAAGTTAAACAAATATGTGCTGTATAGCATTCATTGCCAACATTTTTTTGTATTTTTGCAAAAAATAAAGCTAACTCGGCAAAGTGAAGCAAGTTTCGTTTGCACTCATTTGCATTATTTTCGCAAAGGATAGGCTGGTATTAGCAAGTGGGAACGGGGTTCCCTTTGTTCTTGACTTTCTCAGCCGTATCTGTGTGCAAAGTTAGTGTTTCAAGGCATACTCGCAAAAGGGAAATGCCTATAATAGCATGGGAAATCCCCTAAAGGTGCAAAATAAAAAATAGAATAATATATTTATGGCAAAAGAACTAAAAGAGATGACCAAGAGAGCAGACAACTACTCTCAATGGTACAATGACTTGGTAATAAAGGCAGACTTGATTGAGCAGTCTGCCGTACGTGGTTGTATGGTTATCAAGCCATACGGCTATGCTATCTGGGAGAAGATTCAGGCACAGCTTGACAAGATGTTTAAGGAGACAGGTGTGCAGAATGCTTACTTCCCAATGCTGATTCCTAAGAGTTTCCTCTCTCGTGAGGCTGAGCACGTAAAGGGATTTGCCAAGGAGTGTGCCGTGGTTACTCACTATCGTCTGAAGGCTACAGAGGATGGCAATGCAGTGCAGGTTGACCCTAACGCAAAGTTGGAGGAAGAGCTGATTATCCGTCCTACCAGTGAGACAATCATCTGGAATACCTATAAAAACTGGATTCACTCTTGGCGCGATCTGCCATTGATGTGCAACCAGTGGTGT carries:
- a CDS encoding OmpA family protein produces the protein MKNMKMMAVGMCFLTVVSCQTKQGSGALIGGGAGAALGGIVGQIIGRNGKSTAIGAAIGGAVGAGAGALIGRHMDKVAREAAQQLPNARVDKVTDANGLDCVKVTFDSGILFPLNGSNLSASAKNDLTKFASLMQRNSNCDVAIQGYTDASGNDNINLPLSQRRADAVSSYLKGRGVSSRQIRSVQGFGSANPIENKTISQANRRVEVYLYASSEMVRQANNGSL